Proteins found in one Chaetodon auriga isolate fChaAug3 chromosome 12, fChaAug3.hap1, whole genome shotgun sequence genomic segment:
- the agfg1b gene encoding arf-GAP domain and FG repeat-containing protein 1b isoform X1, which produces MATSAKRKQEETHLKMLREMTSLPANRKCFDCDQRGPTYVNMTVGSFVCTTCSGILRGLNPPHRVKSISMTTFTHQEIEFLQKHSNEVCKHIWLGLYDDRTSVVPDFREPQKVKEFLQEKYEKKRWYVPPDQARAVVSVQASVSGSSASSTGSTPEVQPLKTLQLNKTPLRQSPGLTRSQAHSAAQEKKFDLLSDLGGDIFAAPPTQTSSSANFANFAHFPSQSAPQANSNTNFANFEAFGNTAIPSHLSTSPPSKSFSSGGGVPIPSMSSAVPAQSQIGSCTEDRYAALAELDNELSTTVSTGSSVQGNIFGPVLGSSPAQNPPVLPSMQPGFGAVPSTNPFVAAAVAPEMATNPFQTNGRAPAAASFGTGSMSMPAGFGNASSYCLPTSFSGNFQQQFPGQAPIPYSQPGAYHPQSNGPAFPVYGQNKPTMTPFGQPMAGPGMSNNPFMAGAPAGSFPSGGSSTNPFL; this is translated from the exons ATGGCAACGAGTGCGAAGCGAAAGCAGGAGGAGACTCATCTGAAGATGCTCCGAGAAATGACTAGCCTGCCCGCGAATAGGAAATGCTTCGACTGTGACCAGCGCGGCCCGACCTATGTCAACATGACAGTGGGCTCCTTCGTCTGTACCACCTGCTCTGGGATCCT GCGAGGACTGAATCCCCCACACAGAGTGAAGTCCATCTCTATGACCACGTTCACACACCAGGAAATCGAGTTcctacagaaacacagcaatgaG GTCTGTAAACACATCTGGTTGGGCCTCTATGACGACAGGACATCAGTTGTTCCAGATTTCCGAGAACCGCAGAAAGTAAAAGAGTTTCTTCAGGAAAAATACGAAAAGAAAAGATG GTATGTTCCTCCGGACCAGGCAAGGGCAGTAGTAAGTGTCCAGGCCTCTGTGTCCGGCTCCTCAGCTAGCAGTACTGGGAGTACCCCAGAAGTCCAACCCCTCAAAACCCTGCAGCTCAACAAGACCCCACTGCGCCAG TCTCCAGGACTAACTCGCTCCCAGGCTCACAGTGCTGCTCAGGAGAAGAAGTTTGACTTGCTCTCTGACCTGGGAGGAGACATCTTTGCTGCTCCACCCACTCAAACTTCCAGCTCTGCAAACTTTGCCAACTTTGCACATTTTCCAAGCCAGTCGG cacCTCAGGCTAATTCAAATACCAACTTTGCCAACTTTGAGGCATTTGGAAACACTGCAATCCCATCCCATCTGAGCACGTCACCCCCCTCAAAGTCCTTTTCATCAG GGGGAGGCGTGCCAATCCCGTCTATGTCTAGTGCCGTCCCTGCCCAGTCTCAGATAGGAAGCTGCACAGAGGATCGCTATGCTGCTCTGGCTGAGTTAGACAACGAGCTCAGCACCACTGTCTCCACAGGCAGCAGCGTGCAAGG GAACATATTTGGACCAGTACTTGGTTCATCGCCAGCCCAGAATCCTCCTGTGTTACCCAGTATGCAGCCTGGCTTTGGAG CCGTCCCGTCCACAAATCCTTTCGTTGCTGCAGCCGTTGCCCCGGAGATGGCCACCAACCCTTTCCAGACCAATGGCAGAGctccagctgcag CCTCGTTTGGCACTGGCTCTATGAGCATGCCCGCCGGCTTTGGGAATGCGTCTTCCTACTGCCTCCCGACCAGTTTCAGCGGAAACTTCCAGCAGCAATTCCCTGGCCAGGCCCCCATCCCTTACTCTCAACCTGGGGCTTACCACCCTCAATCTAATG GCCCTGCATTCCCAGTCTACGGTCAGAACAAGCCCACCATGACGCCCTTTGGGCAGCCCATGGCTGGCCCTGGCATGTCCAATAATCCATTCATG GCGGGAGCCCCAGCCGGTTCGTTCCCTTCAGGGGGTTCATCCACCAACCCTTTTCTGTAG
- the agfg1b gene encoding arf-GAP domain and FG repeat-containing protein 1b isoform X2 — translation MATSAKRKQEETHLKMLREMTSLPANRKCFDCDQRGPTYVNMTVGSFVCTTCSGILRGLNPPHRVKSISMTTFTHQEIEFLQKHSNEVCKHIWLGLYDDRTSVVPDFREPQKVKEFLQEKYEKKRWYVPPDQARAVVSVQASVSGSSASSTGSTPEVQPLKTLQLNKTPLRQSPGLTRSQAHSAAQEKKFDLLSDLGGDIFAAPPTQTSSSANFANFAHFPSQSGGGVPIPSMSSAVPAQSQIGSCTEDRYAALAELDNELSTTVSTGSSVQGNIFGPVLGSSPAQNPPVLPSMQPGFGAVPSTNPFVAAAVAPEMATNPFQTNGRAPAAASFGTGSMSMPAGFGNASSYCLPTSFSGNFQQQFPGQAPIPYSQPGAYHPQSNGPAFPVYGQNKPTMTPFGQPMAGPGMSNNPFMAGAPAGSFPSGGSSTNPFL, via the exons ATGGCAACGAGTGCGAAGCGAAAGCAGGAGGAGACTCATCTGAAGATGCTCCGAGAAATGACTAGCCTGCCCGCGAATAGGAAATGCTTCGACTGTGACCAGCGCGGCCCGACCTATGTCAACATGACAGTGGGCTCCTTCGTCTGTACCACCTGCTCTGGGATCCT GCGAGGACTGAATCCCCCACACAGAGTGAAGTCCATCTCTATGACCACGTTCACACACCAGGAAATCGAGTTcctacagaaacacagcaatgaG GTCTGTAAACACATCTGGTTGGGCCTCTATGACGACAGGACATCAGTTGTTCCAGATTTCCGAGAACCGCAGAAAGTAAAAGAGTTTCTTCAGGAAAAATACGAAAAGAAAAGATG GTATGTTCCTCCGGACCAGGCAAGGGCAGTAGTAAGTGTCCAGGCCTCTGTGTCCGGCTCCTCAGCTAGCAGTACTGGGAGTACCCCAGAAGTCCAACCCCTCAAAACCCTGCAGCTCAACAAGACCCCACTGCGCCAG TCTCCAGGACTAACTCGCTCCCAGGCTCACAGTGCTGCTCAGGAGAAGAAGTTTGACTTGCTCTCTGACCTGGGAGGAGACATCTTTGCTGCTCCACCCACTCAAACTTCCAGCTCTGCAAACTTTGCCAACTTTGCACATTTTCCAAGCCAGTCGG GGGGAGGCGTGCCAATCCCGTCTATGTCTAGTGCCGTCCCTGCCCAGTCTCAGATAGGAAGCTGCACAGAGGATCGCTATGCTGCTCTGGCTGAGTTAGACAACGAGCTCAGCACCACTGTCTCCACAGGCAGCAGCGTGCAAGG GAACATATTTGGACCAGTACTTGGTTCATCGCCAGCCCAGAATCCTCCTGTGTTACCCAGTATGCAGCCTGGCTTTGGAG CCGTCCCGTCCACAAATCCTTTCGTTGCTGCAGCCGTTGCCCCGGAGATGGCCACCAACCCTTTCCAGACCAATGGCAGAGctccagctgcag CCTCGTTTGGCACTGGCTCTATGAGCATGCCCGCCGGCTTTGGGAATGCGTCTTCCTACTGCCTCCCGACCAGTTTCAGCGGAAACTTCCAGCAGCAATTCCCTGGCCAGGCCCCCATCCCTTACTCTCAACCTGGGGCTTACCACCCTCAATCTAATG GCCCTGCATTCCCAGTCTACGGTCAGAACAAGCCCACCATGACGCCCTTTGGGCAGCCCATGGCTGGCCCTGGCATGTCCAATAATCCATTCATG GCGGGAGCCCCAGCCGGTTCGTTCCCTTCAGGGGGTTCATCCACCAACCCTTTTCTGTAG